A window of [Clostridium] innocuum genomic DNA:
AATCCTGTTTCCTCTTCAATCGCCAGTCCGATATTAAACAATGTCTGCTCATCAAATGCCTTCGCCGTCATATTGATACCGATCGGCATACCTTCCGCAAAGCCGGTCGGCATGGTCATGCTCGGATATCCGGAAAAGTTGCCCAGCACCATATGATTTTCAGCCACATTGTTATCTGCCCCAAGATGAGAATCCTTGGATTCCTCTGCCAGCGGCGCGATTGTTCCTGCAGCAGAGGCAATGACAACATCGCTGTTGGCAAGAACACGGTTCAGCTCCTCCACAATCAGGCGGCGAACCTTCTGCGCCTTGCGGAAGATCTTATCCTGATTTTCCACAAACAGAGAATAGCTTCCGATGACAAAACGCTTGCGTACATAGGAACAGAAGCCCTTTGTCCGGGTGTTGATCATGACATCCTCCACGTTTTCTCCAGCCTCACGCATACCAAAACGGATTCCATCCAGATTGGAATGGTTGGCTGTAGCCTCGGCATTCGCAATAATATAGTAGGTAGGCATCAGTGCCTTCATCAGCTTATCATCCATGCGCACATGTGTAACAGTAGCACCGCGTGCCTCCAGCTTCTTCATCAAAGCGTCAAAATTCTCACGGATTGCAGGATCTGCAACCGCCTCCTGTACATTATCCAAAACAGCAATTCGCTTTCCGCGAAGGTCATGATTCAGGTTAGCAGCATAGGCCTCCACTGCACGGTTGGATGAGGTCATGTCACGGTCATCGCGACCAGCCAGCACCTCCAGTGCAACCGCTGTATCCTGTACGGATGTGGTAAAATAACCCACATGATCCAGACTGGATGCATACGGAATGATACCATAGCGGGAGATTCTTCCATAGGTTGGCTTCATGCCGATAATCCCCTGGTATGCGGCCGGCTTGCGCACACTGTCACCGGTATCCGTACCAATGGCAAACGGAACGACTCCAGCCGCTACAAGTGCTGCACTGCCGCCGCTGCTTCCTCCGGAAATTCTGCTTTCATCCCAGGCATTGTTAACTGGTCCTGTGTAGGCATTGCGGTTGGTTCCGCCCATGCCCAGCTCATCCATACTGGCCTTTGCTATTACAACAGCGCCTGCAGCTTGCAGCTTATCAACGATATGCGCATTGTATACCGGGATATAATTATCCAGAATGCGGGAGGATGCCGTGGTACGGATTCCCTTCGTATTCACGTTATCCTTTAAAACAACTGGCATGCCATACATCGCTGCATCTGCGCCGATTGCTTCCAGCTCCTTCAGCTGCTCTTTCGGGTCTACAAAGGTAACAGCAGCATTCAAACGCGCCTGTGCTTCCTTCGCTTTTTCCAAAGCCTCGTAAACGCGGCCCTCCACGTCCTGCTTTCTCGCTCTTTCAAAATCCATTTTACTTCACCACCTTTGGCACATGTACATGCCCTGCTTTTGCACTTTTCACATTCAGAAGCGCGGCTTCCTGTGATATTACATTATCTACGCTGTCCTCACGCAGAAATGTCGTTTCTGCTTCAAACGGGTAGATCATTTCTTCAACACCCTCTGTATCAATGCCGTCCAGCAGCTCGATCTGCTGCAGCAATACCTTAAATTCCTCCTGCAGCTCACTGACCTCTTCATCATTCAGATCAAACATGATGTCATGTGCCAGCTTCTTGAAATATTCTGCACTAAATTCTTCCATGATTGCCTCCATTCCTTCGCCTTGCGCGATTCAGATTTCTGAAAAAGAGAATGCGTTTTGTTCGATACCGTCACATCTCTTTTCGATCT
This region includes:
- the gatA gene encoding Asp-tRNA(Asn)/Glu-tRNA(Gln) amidotransferase subunit GatA; its protein translation is MDFERARKQDVEGRVYEALEKAKEAQARLNAAVTFVDPKEQLKELEAIGADAAMYGMPVVLKDNVNTKGIRTTASSRILDNYIPVYNAHIVDKLQAAGAVVIAKASMDELGMGGTNRNAYTGPVNNAWDESRISGGSSGGSAALVAAGVVPFAIGTDTGDSVRKPAAYQGIIGMKPTYGRISRYGIIPYASSLDHVGYFTTSVQDTAVALEVLAGRDDRDMTSSNRAVEAYAANLNHDLRGKRIAVLDNVQEAVADPAIRENFDALMKKLEARGATVTHVRMDDKLMKALMPTYYIIANAEATANHSNLDGIRFGMREAGENVEDVMINTRTKGFCSYVRKRFVIGSYSLFVENQDKIFRKAQKVRRLIVEELNRVLANSDVVIASAAGTIAPLAEESKDSHLGADNNVAENHMVLGNFSGYPSMTMPTGFAEGMPIGINMTAKAFDEQTLFNIGLAIEEETGLKGNDVEVDA
- the gatC gene encoding Asp-tRNA(Asn)/Glu-tRNA(Gln) amidotransferase subunit GatC, translated to MEEFSAEYFKKLAHDIMFDLNDEEVSELQEEFKVLLQQIELLDGIDTEGVEEMIYPFEAETTFLREDSVDNVISQEAALLNVKSAKAGHVHVPKVVK